One region of Flavobacterium pisciphilum genomic DNA includes:
- a CDS encoding Ig-like domain-containing protein, with amino-acid sequence MKNITSFFKNMKNVFITLILIFNIHFSFSQVDLRTCGFACTSNNYTLTDVYLSLTGVNGVPITNTTCTIGQVQQVYIYLNYSSNSNSSIHFARLNSDLTIGGTTTFLNVLLGDIVPGSNTKLIYGPFNWTCGDELSLTNTIIAWKTNSNNDPGPNYQCSSFSNSQCDFTNSFIISKPLAVQFTYKACKVGTNTTVSFTSTTNGGKTPYTYAWDFKNDGGVPDSTLPNPTYTYTTSNNTAKLTVTDSQNISNSYTLLIIEPAELMLSETHTNVGCSGGTSSITLNVTGGTPNYTYLWNTGATTKDLANVAPGTYTVTVTDSNNCTKQLSVTITSGDTIKPIVAPLPAPSTINCPNVPVFDQATATDNSGTVTSLTFVDVNTPGSCLGTYSITRTWTAKDACNNISLPVSQTINVVDNTPPTWTTAPTALNVTLECSDTAGLTAAQNQAPVATDACSTVTYTKTSGTFVVSPSCANAGTYTNTWIAKDVCNNSSTVFTQVITIQDTTVPTWTTAPSALNVTLECSDAAGLTAAQASTPVATDSCSGTVTYTKTSGTFIVSLTCANAGTYTNTWVAKDVCNNSSTIFTQVITIQDTTVPTWTTAPTALNVTLECSDAAGLTTAQNQAPIATDSCSGTVTYAKTSGPFVVSPSCANAGTYTNTWIAKDVCNNSSTTFTQVITIQDTTVPTWTTAPTALNVTLECSDAAGLTTAQSQTPVATDSCSGTVTYTKTSGTFIVSPSCANAGTYTNTWIAKDVCNNSSTIFTQVITIQDTTPPTWTTAPTALNVTLQCSDAAGLTAAQASTPVATDSCSGTVTYTKTSGTFVVSPSCANAGTYTNTWIAKDVCNNSSTTFTQVITIQDTTVPTWTTAPTALNVTLECSDAAGLTTAQNQAPIATDSCSGTVTYTKTSGIFVVSPSCANAGTYTNTWIAKDVCNNSSTTFTQVITIQDTTVPTWTTAPTALNVTLECSDAAGLTTAQNQAPIATDSCSGTVTYTKTSGTFIVSPSCANAGTYTNTWIAKDVCNNSSTTFTQVITIQDTTVPTWTTAPTALNVTLECSDAAGLTTAQSQAPVATDSCSGTVTYTKTSGTFIVSPTCANAGTYTNTWVAKDVCNNSSTTFTQVITIQDTTVPTWTTAPTALDVTLQCSDTNGLNTAQASAPVATDNCSGTVTYTKTSGVFQRGACGSTGTYTNTWTATDVCNNTSSIFTQVITIQDTAIPTWVTAPTALDVTLECSDTAGLTTAQNQAPTATANCSIVTYTKTSGQFLPSQSCSNAGTYTNTWVAKDDCGNTTAAFTQIITIQDTTAPTWTTAPTALNVTLECSDTAGLTTAQADAPVATDNCSGTVTYTKTSGAFVVSQTCANAGTYTNTWIAKDVCNNSSTIFTQVITIQDTTVPTWTTAPTALNVILECSDAPGLTTAQADSPVATDNCSGTVTYTKTSGTFVVSSTCANAGTYTNTWIAKDICNNSSTTFTQVITIQDTTVPTWTTAPTALNVTLECSDTAGLTTAQADAPIATDSCNGTVTYTKTSGTFVVSPTCANAGTYTNTWVAKDICNNSSIAFTQVITIQDTTAPIWTTAPTALDVTLQCSDTNGLNTAQADAPVATDNCGTVTYTKTSGVLQRGACGSTGTYTNTWIATDVCNNASSIFTQVITIQDTAIPTWITQVGALNVTLQCSDAAGLTTAQNQAPTATANCSIVTYTKTSGQFLPSQSCSNAGTYTNTWIAKDDCGNTTAAFTQVITIEDTTKPTWTTAPTDLNVTLQCSDAAGLTTAQANAPIATDNCDSDVTNIVKVSGLFVASQSCGNSGTYTNTWTVTDNCGNLSDTFTQIITIEDTTKPTWTTAPTDLNVTLQCSDAAGLTTAQANAPIATDNCDSDVTNIVKVSGLFVASQSCGNSGTYTNTWTVTDNCGNVSDTFTQVITIEDTTAPTWTTVPTALNVTLECSDAAGLTTAQSQAPIATDSCSGTVTYTKTSGTFVVSPTCANAGTYTNTWVAKDVCNNSSTIFTQVITIQDTTAPTWTTAPTALNVTLQCSDTAGLNTAQADAPVATDNCSGTVTYTKTSGVFQRGACGSTGTYTNTWIAKDVCNNSSSIFTQVITVQDTAIPTWVTAPTALNVTLQCSDTAGLTAAQNQAPTATANCSIVTYTKTSGQFLPSQSCSNAGTYTNTWVAKDDCGNTTATFTQVITIEDTTKPTWTTAPTALNVTLQCSDASGLTTAQTSTPIATDNCDSDVTNIVKVSGQFVASESCGNSGTYTNTWTVTDNCGNLSDTFTQIITIEDTTKPTWTTAPTALNVTLQCSDASGLTTAQTSTPIATDNCDSDVANIVKVSGQFVASESCGNSGTYTNTWTVTDNCGNLSDTFTQVITIEDTTKPTWTTAPTALNVTLQCSDASGLTTAQTSTPIATDNCDSDVANIVKVSGQFVASESCGNSGTYTNTWTVTDNCGNLSDTFTQVITIEDTTKPTWTTAPTALNVTLQCSDASGLTTAQTSTPIATDNCDSDVANIVKVSGQFVASESCGNSGTYTNTWTVTDNCGNLSDTFTQVITIEDTTKPTWTTQAGSLDIKLQCSDASGLSTAQASTPIATDNCDGNLINIVKTSGQFVASESCANAGTYTNTWTVTDNCGNASDTFTQVITIEDTTKPTFNQELPADITVSCDKVPEVATITASDNCNVDVPVVYSEVKSNIENECSTNYTLTRKWTTSDCSGNTTSFTQVITVKDTTPPTGTAPADITNLNSISDIPVADPKAVTDAADNCSQTVNITVSDSNNGGTGCAGSPYILTRTYTLSDCAGNTTILVQTITISHDVIEPRVFYPSQACNADDSTVDLFVPLPRNTTTVGTWIDTDNTHALQGNTVTTYGLPVGTYNFEYQIQDEVCPRSLFVTLAVNDDCKVLACGNIVVHNAFSPNGDSFNNKFVIDNIEDTTCYPDNSVEIYNRWGILVFETRNYNNTTNAFDGFSRGRTTVSQPSGLPTGTYFYILNYTSVDGNGAIQTNKKDGFLYLTR; translated from the coding sequence ATGAAAAACATTACTTCTTTTTTTAAAAATATGAAAAACGTTTTTATAACGTTAATTCTAATATTTAATATTCATTTTTCCTTTTCACAAGTAGATTTAAGAACATGCGGTTTTGCTTGTACATCAAACAATTACACTCTAACAGATGTGTACCTAAGTCTTACTGGTGTAAATGGAGTTCCTATCACTAATACAACCTGCACCATTGGACAAGTACAGCAGGTTTATATTTATCTTAATTATTCTTCAAACTCAAATTCTAGTATTCACTTCGCAAGACTAAATTCTGATTTAACTATTGGTGGAACTACCACTTTTTTAAATGTTTTATTAGGAGATATTGTCCCTGGTAGTAACACAAAGTTAATATATGGCCCATTTAATTGGACTTGTGGAGATGAATTAAGCCTTACAAATACAATAATAGCATGGAAAACGAATAGTAATAATGATCCTGGACCAAACTATCAATGTAGTAGCTTTTCAAATTCTCAATGTGATTTTACAAATTCATTTATTATTTCTAAACCTTTAGCTGTTCAATTCACATATAAAGCATGCAAGGTTGGTACAAATACGACAGTTAGCTTTACATCAACAACAAATGGAGGTAAAACTCCATATACCTATGCTTGGGATTTTAAAAATGATGGTGGAGTCCCCGATTCGACTTTACCTAATCCAACATATACTTACACAACTTCAAATAATACGGCAAAATTAACCGTCACGGACTCTCAAAACATATCAAATTCATATACCCTTCTGATAATTGAGCCAGCAGAGCTAATGTTAAGTGAAACCCATACTAATGTAGGTTGTAGCGGAGGGACCTCATCTATCACATTAAATGTTACTGGTGGTACACCCAATTATACTTATTTATGGAATACTGGTGCAACTACAAAAGATTTAGCAAATGTTGCTCCTGGAACTTATACTGTTACCGTTACTGATAGTAACAATTGTACAAAACAACTTTCTGTAACAATAACTAGTGGAGATACAATCAAACCAATAGTTGCTCCACTCCCTGCTCCTTCAACAATTAATTGTCCGAATGTACCTGTATTTGATCAAGCAACAGCTACCGACAATAGTGGAACAGTCACTTCTCTTACATTTGTTGATGTAAATACTCCTGGATCCTGTCTTGGTACATACTCAATAACTAGAACATGGACAGCAAAAGACGCCTGTAATAATATTTCACTTCCAGTAAGTCAAACAATAAATGTTGTAGATAATACACCTCCAACTTGGACTACTGCACCAACAGCGCTTAATGTAACTTTGGAATGCAGTGATACCGCAGGGTTAACAGCTGCCCAAAACCAAGCTCCTGTGGCAACTGATGCATGCTCTACTGTAACGTATACTAAAACTAGCGGAACTTTCGTAGTTTCTCCATCTTGTGCTAATGCAGGTACTTATACTAATACTTGGATTGCTAAAGATGTATGTAACAACTCCTCTACTGTTTTTACTCAAGTAATCACCATTCAAGATACCACTGTACCAACTTGGACCACTGCGCCAAGTGCACTTAATGTAACTTTGGAATGTAGTGATGCTGCTGGGTTAACAGCTGCCCAAGCTAGTACGCCTGTAGCAACTGATTCTTGTAGTGGAACTGTAACATATACTAAAACTAGTGGAACTTTCATAGTTTCTCTAACTTGTGCTAATGCAGGTACTTATACTAATACTTGGGTTGCTAAAGATGTTTGTAACAACTCTTCTACAATTTTTACTCAAGTAATAACTATACAAGATACCACTGTCCCAACTTGGACTACTGCGCCAACAGCACTTAATGTAACTTTGGAATGTAGTGATGCTGCTGGGTTAACAACTGCTCAAAATCAAGCCCCTATAGCAACTGATTCTTGTAGTGGAACTGTAACATACGCTAAAACTAGCGGGCCTTTCGTAGTTTCACCATCTTGCGCTAATGCAGGGACTTATACCAATACTTGGATTGCTAAAGATGTATGTAACAACTCTTCAACCACTTTTACTCAAGTAATAACTATTCAAGATACCACTGTTCCAACTTGGACTACTGCGCCAACAGCACTTAATGTAACTCTTGAATGTAGTGATGCTGCTGGGTTAACAACTGCTCAAAGTCAAACTCCTGTAGCAACTGATTCTTGTAGTGGAACTGTAACGTACACTAAAACTAGCGGAACTTTCATAGTTTCACCATCTTGTGCCAATGCAGGTACTTATACTAATACTTGGATTGCCAAAGATGTTTGTAACAACTCTTCTACAATTTTTACTCAAGTAATCACTATACAAGATACTACACCTCCTACTTGGACTACTGCGCCAACAGCTCTTAATGTAACACTACAATGTAGTGATGCAGCTGGTTTGACAGCTGCCCAAGCTAGTACGCCTGTAGCTACTGATTCTTGTAGTGGAACTGTAACATACACTAAAACTAGCGGAACTTTCGTAGTTTCACCATCTTGTGCCAATGCAGGTACTTATACTAATACTTGGATTGCTAAAGATGTATGTAACAACTCTTCTACCACTTTTACTCAAGTAATAACTATTCAAGATACCACTGTACCAACTTGGACTACTGCGCCAACAGCACTTAATGTAACTTTGGAATGTAGTGATGCTGCTGGGTTAACAACTGCTCAAAATCAAGCCCCTATAGCAACTGATTCTTGTAGTGGAACTGTAACGTATACTAAAACTAGTGGGATTTTCGTAGTTTCACCATCTTGTGCCAATGCAGGTACTTATACTAATACTTGGATTGCTAAAGATGTATGTAACAACTCTTCTACCACTTTTACTCAAGTAATCACTATTCAAGATACCACTGTACCAACTTGGACTACTGCGCCAACAGCACTTAATGTAACTCTTGAATGTAGTGATGCTGCTGGGTTAACAACTGCTCAAAATCAAGCCCCTATAGCAACTGATTCTTGTAGTGGAACTGTAACGTACACTAAAACTAGTGGAACTTTCATAGTTTCACCATCTTGTGCCAATGCAGGTACTTATACTAATACTTGGATTGCTAAAGATGTATGTAACAACTCTTCTACCACTTTTACTCAAGTAATAACTATTCAAGATACCACTGTGCCAACTTGGACTACTGCACCAACAGCACTTAATGTAACTTTGGAATGTAGTGATGCTGCTGGTTTAACAACTGCTCAAAGTCAAGCTCCTGTAGCAACTGATTCTTGTAGTGGAACTGTAACATACACTAAAACTAGCGGAACTTTCATAGTTTCTCCAACTTGTGCTAATGCAGGTACTTATACTAATACTTGGGTTGCTAAAGATGTTTGTAACAATTCATCTACCACTTTTACTCAAGTAATAACTATTCAAGATACCACTGTGCCAACTTGGACCACTGCGCCAACAGCTCTTGACGTAACACTACAATGTAGTGACACTAATGGCCTAAATACTGCACAAGCTAGTGCGCCTGTAGCAACTGATAATTGTAGTGGAACTGTAACGTATACTAAAACTAGTGGTGTTTTCCAAAGAGGAGCATGTGGAAGCACAGGTACCTATACTAATACTTGGACTGCAACTGATGTTTGTAACAATACTTCATCAATCTTTACACAAGTAATCACTATTCAAGATACTGCTATTCCTACTTGGGTTACTGCACCAACAGCTCTTGATGTAACTCTTGAATGTAGTGATACTGCAGGATTAACAACTGCGCAAAATCAAGCACCAACTGCAACTGCAAATTGTTCAATAGTAACTTATACTAAAACAAGTGGTCAATTTTTGCCATCACAATCATGTTCTAATGCAGGTACTTATACTAATACTTGGGTTGCTAAAGATGATTGTGGAAATACTACAGCTGCTTTCACTCAAATAATTACTATTCAAGATACAACAGCACCAACTTGGACCACAGCACCAACTGCTCTTAATGTAACTCTTGAATGTAGTGATACCGCTGGGTTAACAACTGCACAAGCTGATGCACCTGTAGCAACTGATAATTGTAGTGGAACTGTAACGTACACTAAAACTAGCGGAGCTTTTGTAGTTTCTCAAACTTGTGCCAATGCAGGTACTTATACTAATACTTGGATTGCTAAGGATGTATGTAACAATTCATCTACCATTTTTACTCAAGTAATAACTATTCAAGATACAACTGTGCCAACTTGGACCACTGCGCCAACTGCACTTAATGTAATTTTAGAATGTAGTGATGCTCCTGGGTTAACAACTGCACAAGCTGATTCACCTGTAGCAACTGATAATTGTAGCGGAACTGTCACCTATACTAAAACTAGTGGAACTTTCGTAGTTTCTTCTACTTGTGCTAATGCAGGTACTTATACTAATACTTGGATTGCTAAAGATATATGTAACAACTCTTCTACAACTTTCACTCAAGTAATAACTATTCAAGATACAACTGTACCAACTTGGACCACTGCACCAACAGCACTTAATGTAACTCTTGAATGTAGTGATACAGCTGGATTAACAACTGCACAAGCTGATGCACCAATAGCAACTGATTCTTGTAATGGAACTGTAACCTATACTAAAACTAGTGGAACTTTCGTAGTTTCTCCAACTTGTGCTAATGCAGGTACCTATACTAATACTTGGGTGGCTAAAGATATATGTAACAACTCTTCTATCGCTTTTACTCAAGTAATAACTATTCAAGATACAACTGCACCAATTTGGACTACTGCACCAACGGCTCTTGATGTAACGCTACAATGTAGTGATACTAATGGTTTAAATACTGCACAGGCTGATGCTCCTGTGGCAACTGATAATTGTGGAACCGTTACTTATACTAAAACTAGTGGTGTTCTCCAAAGAGGAGCGTGTGGAAGCACAGGTACTTACACTAATACTTGGATTGCAACTGATGTTTGTAACAATGCTTCATCAATCTTTACACAAGTAATAACTATTCAAGATACTGCCATTCCTACTTGGATTACACAAGTCGGTGCTCTAAATGTTACATTACAATGTAGCGATGCCGCTGGTTTAACAACTGCACAAAATCAAGCACCAACTGCAACTGCAAATTGTTCAATAGTAACTTATACTAAAACAAGTGGTCAATTTTTGCCATCGCAATCATGTTCTAATGCAGGTACCTATACCAATACTTGGATTGCCAAAGATGATTGTGGAAATACCACAGCTGCTTTCACGCAAGTAATTACTATTGAAGATACAACTAAGCCAACATGGACAACTGCTCCAACGGATCTTAATGTAACATTACAATGTAGTGATGCTGCTGGTTTGACAACTGCTCAAGCTAATGCTCCAATAGCAACCGATAATTGTGATAGCGATGTAACCAACATTGTAAAAGTAAGTGGCTTGTTTGTAGCTTCTCAATCTTGTGGCAATTCTGGTACATATACTAACACATGGACAGTTACTGATAATTGTGGCAATCTATCTGATACGTTTACGCAAATAATTACTATCGAAGATACAACTAAACCAACTTGGACAACTGCTCCAACGGATCTTAATGTAACATTACAATGTAGTGATGCTGCTGGTTTGACAACCGCTCAAGCTAATGCTCCAATAGCAACCGATAATTGTGATAGCGATGTAACCAACATTGTAAAAGTAAGTGGCTTGTTTGTAGCTTCTCAATCTTGTGGCAATTCTGGTACATACACTAACACATGGACTGTTACTGATAATTGTGGTAATGTTTCAGATACTTTTACTCAAGTAATTACTATTGAAGATACAACTGCGCCAACTTGGACTACTGTACCAACAGCACTTAATGTAACTTTGGAATGTAGTGATGCTGCTGGTTTAACAACAGCTCAAAGCCAAGCTCCTATAGCAACTGATTCTTGTAGTGGAACTGTAACCTATACTAAAACTAGCGGAACTTTCGTGGTTTCTCCAACTTGTGCCAATGCAGGAACTTATACTAATACTTGGGTTGCTAAAGATGTATGTAACAACTCTTCTACAATTTTCACTCAAGTAATCACTATACAAGATACAACTGCACCAACTTGGACTACTGCGCCAACAGCGCTTAATGTAACATTACAATGTAGTGATACTGCTGGTTTAAATACTGCTCAAGCTGATGCTCCTGTAGCAACTGATAATTGTAGTGGAACCGTTACTTATACTAAAACTAGTGGTGTTTTCCAAAGAGGAGCATGTGGAAGCACAGGTACCTATACTAATACTTGGATTGCTAAAGATGTATGTAACAATAGTTCATCAATCTTTACACAAGTAATAACTGTTCAGGATACTGCTATTCCTACTTGGGTTACTGCGCCAACAGCTCTTAATGTAACATTACAATGTAGTGATACTGCTGGTTTAACAGCTGCGCAAAATCAAGCACCAACTGCAACTGCAAATTGTTCAATAGTAACTTACACTAAAACAAGTGGTCAATTTTTGCCATCACAATCATGTTCTAATGCAGGTACTTATACTAATACTTGGGTTGCTAAAGATGATTGTGGAAATACTACAGCTACTTTCACTCAAGTGATTACTATCGAAGATACTACTAAACCAACTTGGACAACGGCTCCAACTGCTCTTAATGTAACTTTACAATGTAGTGATGCTTCTGGTTTGACTACTGCACAAACTAGCACTCCTATTGCAACTGATAATTGCGATAGTGATGTAACCAATATTGTGAAAGTAAGCGGTCAGTTTGTAGCTTCTGAGTCTTGTGGTAATTCTGGAACATACACTAACACATGGACTGTTACTGATAATTGTGGTAACCTATCTGATACGTTTACGCAAATAATTACTATCGAAGATACTACTAAACCAACTTGGACAACGGCTCCAACTGCTCTTAATGTAACTTTACAATGTAGTGATGCTTCTGGTTTGACTACTGCACAAACTAGCACTCCTATTGCAACTGATAATTGTGATAGTGATGTAGCCAATATTGTGAAAGTAAGTGGTCAGTTTGTAGCTTCTGAGTCTTGTGGTAACTCTGGAACATATACTAACACATGGACTGTTACTGATAATTGTGGTAATCTATCTGATACGTTCACACAAGTGATAACTATCGAAGATACTACTAAACCAACTTGGACAACGGCTCCAACTGCTCTTAATGTAACTTTACAATGTAGTGATGCTTCTGGTTTGACTACTGCACAAACTAGCACTCCTATTGCAACTGATAATTGTGATAGTGATGTAGCCAATATTGTGAAAGTAAGTGGTCAGTTTGTAGCTTCTGAGTCTTGTGGTAATTCTGGAACATATACTAACACATGGACTGTTACTGATAATTGTGGTAACCTATCTGATACGTTCACACAAGTGATAACTATCGAAGATACTACTAAACCAACTTGGACAACTGCTCCAACTGCTCTTAATGTAACTTTACAATGTAGTGATGCTTCTGGTTTGACTACTGCACAAACTAGCACTCCTATTGCAACTGATAATTGTGATAGTGATGTAGCCAATATTGTGAAAGTAAGCGGTCAGTTTGTAGCTTCTGAGTCTTGTGGTAATTCTGGAACATACACTAACACATGGACTGTTACGGATAATTGTGGTAACCTATCTGATACGTTCACTCAGGTGATTACTATCGAAGATACCACTAAACCAACTTGGACTACTCAAGCAGGATCATTAGATATAAAATTACAATGTAGCGATGCTTCTGGTTTGTCTACTGCGCAAGCTAGCACTCCTATTGCTACAGATAATTGCGATGGTAATCTTATCAATATTGTAAAAACAAGCGGTCAGTTTGTAGCTTCTGAGTCTTGTGCTAATGCAGGAACCTATACTAATACTTGGACCGTTACTGATAATTGTGGTAACGCTTCTGATACATTCACACAAGTAATTACTATCGAAGACACTACTAAACCAACATTCAACCAAGAGCTTCCTGCTGATATTACTGTATCATGCGATAAAGTTCCTGAAGTTGCTACTATAACAGCATCTGATAATTGTAATGTTGATGTACCTGTAGTTTACTCTGAAGTAAAAAGTAATATCGAAAACGAATGTAGTACAAACTATACTTTGACTCGTAAATGGACCACTAGTGATTGTTCTGGTAACACCACTTCATTTACTCAAGTAATTACAGTTAAAGATACTACCCCTCCAACGGGAACTGCTCCAGCTGATATAACCAACTTGAATAGCATATCAGATATTCCTGTTGCTGATCCTAAGGCTGTAACTGATGCTGCTGATAATTGTAGCCAAACTGTAAATATAACAGTAAGTGATTCTAACAACGGAGGTACTGGTTGCGCAGGCAGCCCTTACATTTTGACAAGAACATATACCTTGTCTGATTGTGCTGGCAATACAACCATACTAGTACAAACAATAACAATTAGCCATGATGTTATAGAGCCAAGGGTGTTCTATCCTTCTCAAGCGTGTAATGCTGATGATTCAACTGTTGATTTATTTGTTCCACTGCCAAGAAATACAACTACTGTAGGTACATGGATAGATACAGATAATACTCATGCCTTACAAGGTAATACTGTTACAACTTACGGGCTTCCTGTTGGTACTTACAATTTTGAATATCAAATACAAGATGAAGTTTGTCCAAGAAGTTTATTTGTAACTCTTGCTGTGAATGATGACTGTAAAGTTCTAGCATGTGGAAACATAGTAGTTCATAATGCATTCTCCCCTAATGGTGACAGCTTCAATAATAAATTTGTTATTGATAATATAGAAGATACAACCTGTTATCCTGACAATTCTGTCGAAATATATAACCGTTGGGGAATACTTGTATTTGAAACTAGAAACTATAATAACACAACAAATGCTTTTGATGGATTCTCAAGAGGAAGAACAACTGTAAGCCAACCATCTGGTCTTCCAACAGGAACTTACTTTTATATTCTAAATTATACTTCTGTTGATGGAAACGGTGCAATTCAAACCAATAAAAAAGATGGATTTTTATATCTAACTAGATAA
- a CDS encoding PorP/SprF family type IX secretion system membrane protein, translated as MRTKLFSFVLMFTAIVSYAQQDAQFTQYMYNTININPAYAGSRGALSIFGLYRTQWVGLDGAPETSSFSVNTPINNSNLGLGVSLVNDKIGPTNENDLSVDLSYTIQTSVNYKLSFGIKATGNLFNLDINKLNPADQGDPQFQNFNSVFRPNIGAGVYYHSDKAYIGLSVPNFIETNRYNDNDIAIYKDKINYYVMAGYVFDLDKYEDIKFKPAVLAKVVEGAPLQVDVSANFMFINKFVVGIAYRWSASLSAMVGFQVSDGLYIGYGYDRETTNLNNYNSGSHEIFLRYELFKNNGKITTPRFF; from the coding sequence ATGAGAACAAAATTATTTTCTTTCGTTTTGATGTTTACAGCTATAGTAAGTTACGCGCAACAAGATGCACAATTTACACAATACATGTACAACACCATAAATATCAACCCTGCTTATGCTGGGTCGCGAGGAGCTCTAAGTATTTTTGGTTTATACCGTACTCAATGGGTAGGACTTGATGGTGCGCCTGAGACTAGTAGTTTTTCGGTAAATACACCAATTAACAACAGTAATTTAGGTTTAGGAGTATCATTAGTTAATGACAAAATTGGTCCAACTAATGAGAATGATTTATCTGTAGACCTTTCTTATACTATACAAACATCTGTAAATTATAAACTTTCCTTTGGTATTAAAGCCACTGGTAATTTATTCAATCTAGACATCAATAAATTAAATCCAGCGGATCAAGGCGATCCTCAATTTCAGAATTTCAATAGTGTCTTTAGACCAAATATTGGAGCTGGGGTTTATTATCACTCTGATAAAGCATACATTGGTTTATCGGTGCCTAACTTTATCGAAACCAATCGCTATAATGATAATGATATTGCCATTTATAAAGACAAAATCAATTATTATGTTATGGCGGGTTATGTTTTTGATTTGGATAAATATGAAGATATCAAATTTAAACCTGCTGTACTTGCCAAAGTAGTAGAAGGTGCACCATTACAAGTTGATGTTTCTGCCAATTTTATGTTCATCAATAAGTTTGTAGTTGGGATAGCCTACAGATGGAGTGCTTCATTAAGCGCTATGGTTGGATTTCAAGTTAGCGATGGACTATATATCGGATATGGTTATGATCGAGAAACTACCAACTTAAACAACTATAATTCTGGCTCGCATGAAATATTCTTGCGCTATGAATTATTCAAAAACAACGGTAAAATTACAACCCCTCGTTTCTTCTAA